The following coding sequences lie in one Populus trichocarpa isolate Nisqually-1 chromosome 14, P.trichocarpa_v4.1, whole genome shotgun sequence genomic window:
- the LOC7457982 gene encoding protein TRIGALACTOSYLDIACYLGLYCEROL 3, chloroplastic: MRLVSSGSMLLSPLCLPNWYAPSTGIPFNNSLCLMPRKDQRNIVCACVAPPRPNIGREGFSANKFTDSYKPEKLSRIGEPEEDDSDVLIECRNVYKSFGEKHILRGVSFKIRHGEAVGIIGPSGTGKSTILKIIAGLLAPDRGEVYIRGKKRDGLISDEVMSGLRIGLVFQSAALFDSLTVRENVGFLLYENSSMSEEQIMDLVAETLAAVGLKGVEDRLPSELSGGMKKRVALARSIIFDTTKETIEPEVLLYDEPTAGLDPIASTVVEDLIRHVHMKGEDARKPGKIASYVVVTHQHSTIRRAVDRLLFLHEGKVVWQGITQEFMTSTKPIVQQFASGSLDGPIKY; the protein is encoded by the exons ATGCGCTTGGTCTCATCTGGCTCAATGCTATTATCTCCGCTTTGTCTGCCAAATTGGTATGCTCCCTCCACTGGGATACCATTCAACAATTCACTTTGTTTAATGCCGAGGAAGGATCAAAGAAATATTGTTTGTGCCTGTGTGGCTCCTCCTCGACCCAACATAGGGAGGGAGGGATTTTCCGCAAACAAATTCACT GATTCATATAAACCAGAGAAATTAAGCAGGATAGGTGAACCGGAGGAGGATGATTCTGATGTTCTCATCGAATGCAGAAATGTTTACAAGTCATTTGGGGAGAAGCATATATTAAGAGGTGTGAGCTTCAAG ATCAGACACGGTGAAGCAGTTGGAATAATCGGACCTTCTGGCACTGGTAAATCTACAATTTTGAAGATTATTGCAGGACTTCTTGCTCCGGACAGG GGTGAGGTTTATATTCGAGGTAAAAAGAGAGATGGTTTGATCAGCGATGAGGTGATGTCTGGGCTTCGAATTGGATTG GTGTTTCAAAGTGCAGCACTTTTTGATTCTTTGACTGTGCGTGAAAATGTTGGTTTCCTTTT ATACGAAAATTCTAGCATGTCGGAAGAGCAAATCATGGATCTTGTGGCAGAAACTTTGGCTGCAGTTGGTTTAAAG GGAGTAGAGGACCGGCTACCTTCTGAATTATCTGGTGGAATGAAGAAAAGAGTTGCTCTAGCTCGGTCTATAATTTTTGATACCACAAAGGAAACAATTGAACCAGAG GTACTCTTATATGATGAACCAACAGCTGGACTTGATCCAATAGCATCTACTGTAGTTGAAGATCTCATCCGCCATGTTCATATGAAAGGTGAGGATGCACGGAAACCTGGGAAGATCGCGTCTTATGTGGTGGTTACTCATCAACATAGTACCATTAGAAGGGCTGTTGACAG GTTGTTGTTTCTACATGAAGGAAAGGTTGTTTGGCAAGGAATTACTCAAGAATTCATGACATCAACCAAACCAATTGTTCAACAG TTTGCATCTGGCAGCCTTGATGGGCCTATTAAATATTAG